One segment of Allorhodopirellula heiligendammensis DNA contains the following:
- a CDS encoding anti-sigma factor family protein gives MTDSNMIDSDDELLVAYLDGEVTREERDQIENRLVADDSLRVRLQNLQRSWDLLDWLPSPTVNERSVETTLQLVVADLTQSGSSTSGNDFATLPTAHPGGQQKPATANWIRWLLWLGIPLIIAAIVFAAVRWNQARELRRQVADFPIALDMDAYRLSEKPGLVEDLMAAPRWNSVVGGSITQAVDNVIDPQSPQSLYGGLDDEKQTPSPTEFAARLREVPAEQRMIALARWDRFNRLDEPSKEQLRASAARLWSRENAHEQLDTLRRYVRMREQLSDQMVAQIETGTSEERFRAIDAAIGEMITSIGRITRRNLSEDAIERIDFTVIQFVKARLSEDQGKGGEPSPSQKLFDWCEKNSHRSDDPKLAYRMFALASVVRDPNWPGRDGRSSRDGESSYQKIPPLSHRELDTIRSMLPTKDLDTLQQYVSDPWMQSVILREWAHEAVHRKIRGEAKPLSLAEQYESMSPTRRERLDLASPEEARKMLIDGM, from the coding sequence ATGACAGATTCCAATATGATCGATTCCGATGACGAATTGCTGGTCGCCTACCTCGATGGTGAGGTGACGCGGGAGGAGCGTGATCAGATCGAGAATCGGTTAGTCGCCGATGATTCGCTGCGTGTGCGTCTACAGAATCTTCAACGCAGTTGGGATTTGCTCGATTGGTTGCCCAGCCCGACTGTGAACGAGCGTTCTGTTGAAACGACGTTGCAACTCGTTGTGGCGGATCTCACCCAGAGCGGCTCGAGTACTTCGGGAAACGATTTTGCTACGCTGCCGACGGCGCATCCAGGCGGCCAGCAAAAACCGGCCACGGCTAACTGGATCCGATGGTTGCTGTGGTTGGGCATACCGCTCATCATCGCGGCGATTGTGTTTGCAGCGGTACGCTGGAACCAGGCACGCGAGCTTCGGCGGCAAGTCGCGGACTTCCCGATCGCGCTGGACATGGATGCGTACCGACTCAGTGAGAAACCCGGTTTGGTTGAAGACCTGATGGCGGCACCTCGCTGGAATTCGGTGGTCGGTGGATCGATCACTCAAGCGGTAGATAACGTGATCGATCCGCAGTCGCCGCAGTCGTTATACGGTGGCCTGGATGATGAGAAACAGACGCCGTCACCGACTGAATTTGCCGCTCGCCTGCGTGAAGTTCCTGCTGAACAGCGGATGATCGCTTTAGCACGATGGGATCGCTTTAATCGATTGGACGAGCCCTCCAAGGAACAGCTCCGTGCTTCGGCAGCGAGACTGTGGTCGCGTGAGAACGCTCACGAGCAACTCGATACGTTGCGGAGGTATGTCCGCATGCGTGAGCAGCTCAGCGATCAAATGGTTGCTCAGATCGAAACCGGTACGAGCGAGGAGCGCTTTCGGGCAATCGATGCGGCGATTGGTGAGATGATCACGTCCATCGGTCGCATTACGCGCCGCAATCTCAGTGAAGATGCGATCGAACGGATTGATTTCACGGTCATCCAGTTTGTCAAAGCACGATTGAGCGAGGATCAGGGGAAGGGCGGCGAGCCATCGCCCTCTCAAAAGTTATTTGATTGGTGTGAGAAGAACTCCCATCGCAGTGATGATCCCAAGCTTGCGTACCGGATGTTTGCGTTGGCCAGTGTCGTGCGAGATCCGAACTGGCCGGGGCGTGACGGGCGGTCCTCACGCGATGGTGAATCGTCGTACCAAAAGATACCACCGCTGAGCCACCGCGAGTTGGATACGATCCGATCCATGTTGCCTACGAAGGACCTCGATACGCTGCAGCAATACGTTTCCGATCCCTGGATGCAAAGCGTGATTCTGCGCGAATGGGCGCATGAAGCGGTGCATCGCAAGATCCGGGGTGAGGCCAAGCCATTGTCACTCGCGGAGCAATACGAATCGATGTCGCCGACGCGGCGTGAACGCCTCGATTTGGCATCGCCTGAAGAAGCGAGAAAGATGTTGATCGACGGCATGTAA
- a CDS encoding NAD(P)-dependent alcohol dehydrogenase — MHAMVYDDYGDASVLHAAEIPTPERLPGQILIEMHASSVNPIDYRLRRGEMKGLLPGGFPRIPGYDVAGVVADCADDAPFKMGDRVMAFLDAARGGASAEFSVCAIDSAAKLPDNLSFEEAAAMPLAGSTALQSLRDHGKMQSHHRVLINGASGGVGMFAVQIAKAAGCHVDAVASGENREFCLALGADHFYDYEQVDFTESSERWDIVFDAAGKSGYLDARDVMNPHGRYVSTEPDVKGMVMTVLTWPLSKSGTVMLARPHADDLQELIRLHQSGQLKITIDSRFPLRDLAAAHRRIEAGVDRGKVVVLREHTSPG, encoded by the coding sequence ATGCATGCAATGGTGTACGACGACTATGGCGACGCGAGCGTACTGCACGCCGCTGAGATCCCCACGCCGGAACGATTGCCGGGGCAAATCCTGATCGAGATGCATGCCTCGAGCGTCAATCCGATTGACTATCGACTGCGTCGCGGCGAGATGAAGGGTCTGCTGCCGGGCGGGTTCCCCCGCATCCCTGGGTATGACGTGGCCGGTGTGGTCGCCGATTGTGCCGACGATGCGCCATTCAAGATGGGCGACCGGGTGATGGCGTTTCTCGATGCTGCACGTGGCGGGGCGAGTGCGGAATTCAGCGTATGTGCAATCGACTCAGCCGCGAAGCTCCCTGACAATCTCTCCTTCGAAGAAGCCGCTGCGATGCCTCTCGCTGGCAGCACCGCCCTGCAGTCACTCCGCGACCATGGCAAGATGCAGTCGCACCATCGAGTACTGATCAACGGAGCCAGTGGCGGCGTCGGGATGTTCGCAGTTCAAATTGCCAAGGCCGCGGGATGCCATGTCGACGCAGTCGCCAGCGGTGAGAATCGTGAATTCTGCTTGGCCCTCGGGGCGGATCACTTTTATGATTATGAGCAGGTCGACTTTACCGAGTCGAGCGAACGCTGGGACATCGTTTTTGATGCAGCTGGAAAATCTGGATACCTCGACGCTCGCGATGTCATGAATCCCCACGGCCGCTACGTCTCGACTGAACCGGATGTCAAAGGCATGGTGATGACCGTGTTGACATGGCCCTTGTCGAAATCCGGCACCGTCATGCTCGCTCGACCGCATGCCGACGACCTGCAGGAATTAATTCGGTTGCATCAATCAGGTCAACTCAAGATCACCATCGACAGCCGCTTTCCTCTGCGAGATCTAGCCGCTGCTCATCGGCGCATCGAAGCGGGTGTGGACCGAGGCAAAGTTGTCGTTCTGCGTGAGCACACCTCTCCTGGCTGA
- a CDS encoding AP2 domain-containing protein → MPTQTVAKGITRFDLENRRGYMVRIARSGNRIHQYFSDSKYGGKRKALAAAKSAYEELLEELGPAENSTRDKLTSRNTTGVVGVHVAYSQDNRYPGCEYYAYCASWVTEDGKREKASFAWNKYGEDQALQLAILARQQQITDREQVVAMYERSAAGKRTKRVSKTSKKSVKTGKRSVKKPAASATAKRTAKKSLKKAAKKSSHKAAKKSVKRGAKKAVKKKAATKRMVGKKSVKKKAAKKSAEKQAAKKSVKKKAAKKSVKKKAAKKSAKRR, encoded by the coding sequence ATGCCCACTCAGACGGTTGCCAAAGGCATCACTCGATTCGACTTGGAAAATCGACGTGGCTACATGGTGCGGATTGCGCGGAGTGGCAATCGGATTCACCAATACTTCTCGGATTCGAAGTACGGTGGTAAACGCAAGGCATTGGCGGCCGCAAAGTCAGCCTACGAAGAACTGCTCGAGGAACTGGGGCCAGCAGAAAACTCGACGCGAGATAAATTGACTTCGCGCAACACCACCGGCGTCGTGGGCGTGCATGTGGCGTACTCGCAAGACAACCGCTATCCCGGTTGTGAGTACTATGCTTACTGTGCGTCTTGGGTAACCGAGGACGGCAAACGCGAAAAGGCAAGTTTTGCATGGAATAAGTACGGCGAGGACCAAGCGTTGCAACTCGCTATTTTGGCGCGGCAGCAGCAGATCACCGATCGCGAGCAGGTCGTGGCGATGTACGAGCGATCAGCCGCCGGGAAGCGAACCAAACGCGTCTCCAAGACGTCCAAGAAGTCTGTCAAAACGGGCAAGCGAAGTGTGAAGAAGCCCGCGGCGAGCGCGACCGCGAAGCGGACGGCTAAAAAGTCGTTGAAGAAGGCAGCGAAGAAATCATCGCACAAGGCTGCGAAGAAGTCGGTGAAACGGGGTGCTAAGAAAGCAGTCAAGAAAAAGGCCGCTACGAAACGAATGGTCGGCAAGAAATCAGTTAAAAAGAAGGCAGCCAAGAAAAGTGCTGAGAAGCAAGCGGCCAAAAAGAGTGTGAAGAAAAAAGCGGCCAAGAAGAGTGTGAAGAAGAAGGCTGCGAAAAAGAGTGCGAAGCGTCGTTAG
- a CDS encoding RNA polymerase sigma factor: protein MSASDSTVLRYTQTDPDVRLMLRVRDDDAGAFEELVRRYQSRLVRLMQTLAPHTDLAEDLAQETFLRVYRARERYEPGAKFSTWLFTIAGNVARNAKRTASRRHEISEMDAPRFLGASDDSGPLLATTALDASGMMPVRLAEGDERARLVRAAVASLSERQRMALILSRFENMNYVEIAETMGLTTKAVKSLLSRARVGLKESLDSYMQSGVLDEDLHVSQSLPSTSKMLEQFQEPHRSARSKPDNNGKSTGDPSGGDA, encoded by the coding sequence TTGTCTGCTTCCGATTCTACCGTACTGCGTTATACGCAAACCGATCCTGACGTTCGGTTAATGCTGCGGGTGCGCGACGATGACGCGGGAGCTTTCGAGGAGTTGGTTCGCCGTTATCAATCACGTTTGGTGCGTTTGATGCAGACGTTGGCACCCCATACCGATTTGGCTGAAGACCTTGCCCAGGAGACGTTTTTGCGAGTCTATCGCGCTCGAGAACGCTATGAGCCGGGGGCCAAGTTTTCAACTTGGTTGTTTACGATCGCGGGAAACGTTGCTCGCAACGCGAAGCGAACGGCTTCGCGTCGTCACGAGATCAGCGAGATGGACGCACCGCGGTTTTTGGGAGCGAGTGATGACAGCGGCCCGCTCTTGGCAACGACGGCGCTCGATGCGAGTGGGATGATGCCGGTGCGGCTGGCCGAAGGTGATGAGCGAGCCAGGTTGGTTCGTGCGGCGGTCGCATCCCTGAGCGAGCGTCAGCGAATGGCGCTGATCCTGTCGCGTTTCGAGAACATGAATTACGTCGAAATCGCGGAAACCATGGGGCTGACAACCAAAGCGGTCAAATCGCTGCTCAGCCGTGCCCGCGTCGGTCTCAAGGAGAGTCTCGATTCCTATATGCAGAGCGGCGTTCTGGACGAGGACCTCCATGTCTCGCAATCGCTGCCTTCGACTTCGAAGATGCTCGAACAGTTCCAGGAACCACATCGCTCGGCGCGATCAAAGCCTGACAATAATGGTAAATCGACGGGCGATCCGTCGGGCGGTGATGCATGA
- a CDS encoding dockerin type I domain-containing protein translates to MSSPFRYRRLTTGRCQVRSRATRAIRFEALESRRLLASGQSIPAGEPSDSVHFRFDYSHDTGFFKNHPERRALLELAGRLLTDRLSDTLDAIPASNSSIRWEAHYTNPRTGANTKLPAGFAAAANEIVVYVGSRNLQNLDFQGGTVRSYADGVKTPFSYACSSTTQAQCTAFGKTLTTRGEGVTQGTGAVDFAPFVASLTFDNRSDTVDDWNFDDGPLQAGQHRFLTFAQHELAHVLGFGIANSFTTKVQAGKFTGAKTDAAYVGAGHLPLNGGHIAQSVAGEQSTIMTSSIQSSGLFGSLDFAVLDDIGWQVVGDSRRAVTMTTSAEALPENAGAFELTATLSSASSTPISVPVSIRGTGKLGSDVSLSANQFVFAANQKTATISVQVIDDGVYEAAESINISLLDSAYARLGSNPEVQLTVFDDDGLDLASVRRDDPASATSSLTIPGDRQPHGIVFRASKTQNLSVTAQHVEHIDAGVLLYDRHQNIIGTYSATGLASADLITGESYALVFYPRTVPQTFTVGLPGGLASVTARHNVLFPADVNGNYNVTEVDALQIINQLNQSGDDFSVDASTVSGEGFYDVNGDGLITAVDALQVINFLNGQGPAGEPLVSANADTVAPIPWYPTPTPTRLSDSDTETPVQTFDTPKKQLDAPQYDEAKSVVDVKRIDSIDRIFATATETDVFSIELDLLS, encoded by the coding sequence ATGAGTTCGCCATTTCGCTACCGACGACTCACCACAGGACGCTGCCAAGTGAGATCGCGTGCCACCCGCGCCATCCGATTCGAGGCACTCGAATCACGTCGATTACTGGCCAGCGGTCAGTCGATCCCCGCCGGGGAACCCTCCGACTCGGTCCATTTCCGGTTTGATTATTCCCATGACACCGGGTTCTTCAAAAATCATCCGGAACGGCGCGCGTTGCTCGAACTTGCCGGTCGATTGCTCACCGACCGACTGAGCGATACTCTCGATGCAATCCCAGCATCCAACTCGTCGATTCGCTGGGAAGCCCACTATACGAACCCTCGCACGGGTGCGAACACCAAACTGCCCGCGGGTTTTGCGGCAGCCGCTAATGAAATCGTCGTCTATGTGGGCAGTCGCAATCTGCAAAACCTGGATTTCCAAGGCGGCACGGTGCGCTCCTACGCTGACGGAGTGAAAACTCCGTTTAGCTATGCCTGCTCGTCAACGACGCAAGCGCAGTGCACCGCATTTGGAAAGACGCTGACCACACGTGGTGAAGGAGTCACCCAGGGGACCGGCGCCGTGGACTTCGCACCCTTTGTCGCTTCGCTCACTTTCGACAATCGTAGTGATACGGTCGATGATTGGAATTTCGATGACGGCCCGCTCCAAGCCGGCCAACACCGTTTCCTCACCTTTGCCCAACACGAGCTCGCCCATGTGCTCGGATTCGGCATTGCGAACTCGTTCACGACCAAAGTCCAAGCTGGCAAGTTTACCGGTGCCAAAACCGATGCGGCCTACGTTGGTGCGGGACACCTGCCGCTCAATGGTGGCCACATCGCGCAGTCCGTCGCCGGTGAGCAGTCGACAATCATGACGTCCAGCATTCAAAGTAGTGGACTCTTCGGATCGCTCGACTTCGCTGTCCTGGACGATATCGGCTGGCAGGTCGTCGGCGACTCTCGCCGAGCCGTTACGATGACAACGTCCGCCGAAGCCCTGCCCGAAAATGCTGGTGCTTTCGAATTGACGGCGACGCTTTCCTCAGCATCCTCGACACCGATCAGCGTCCCCGTTTCGATTCGCGGCACAGGAAAACTAGGCTCCGACGTGAGTCTGTCGGCCAATCAATTCGTGTTTGCCGCCAACCAAAAGACTGCGACGATTTCGGTCCAGGTCATCGACGACGGGGTCTATGAAGCTGCCGAATCAATCAACATCTCGCTACTCGACAGCGCCTACGCCCGACTCGGCAGCAATCCCGAGGTGCAACTGACGGTCTTTGACGACGATGGCTTGGACTTGGCCTCGGTACGAAGGGATGACCCGGCGAGTGCCACGAGTTCCCTCACGATCCCTGGAGACCGCCAGCCGCATGGAATTGTTTTCCGGGCCAGCAAAACTCAGAACCTGAGTGTGACTGCGCAGCATGTCGAGCACATCGACGCGGGTGTGCTACTGTACGACCGACATCAAAATATTATCGGTACTTACAGTGCAACGGGGCTCGCCTCTGCCGACCTCATTACCGGTGAATCGTACGCGCTCGTCTTCTATCCGCGAACAGTCCCCCAAACGTTCACAGTGGGTTTACCCGGCGGGCTCGCGTCCGTGACTGCACGACACAATGTGTTGTTCCCTGCCGACGTCAACGGCAATTACAATGTTACCGAGGTAGATGCCTTGCAGATCATCAACCAACTTAATCAGTCCGGTGACGACTTTTCCGTGGACGCCTCTACTGTCAGTGGCGAGGGATTCTACGACGTCAATGGCGACGGCCTGATCACCGCCGTTGACGCTCTGCAAGTGATCAATTTCCTCAATGGTCAAGGCCCGGCCGGAGAGCCCCTCGTATCTGCCAATGCCGATACCGTCGCACCGATCCCATGGTATCCCACGCCGACACCGACACGTCTGTCCGATAGCGACACAGAAACTCCGGTGCAGACATTTGACACTCCCAAGAAACAGCTTGACGCACCGCAGTACGACGAGGCGAAATCCGTTGTGGATGTGAAGCGAATCGATTCCATTGATCGCATCTTCGCCACTGCGACAGAAACTGATGTCTTCTCAATTGAGCTAGACCTGCTCTCTTAA
- a CDS encoding protein kinase domain-containing protein, giving the protein MATLLDTISDNDSLAQRLAAMPADSKTLTLSLADRGVHLQHPDWSDDGSADHQLQETIDTPIDLVALRTDEGFVPGRKVVTWGGAAAAASSGGCSEADSKEAEYRLIGKLGSGGTGIVYQAHQRAIDREVAVKVLRRELACDRQSRQRFLAEARVIGSLDHPNVIALHDLCIDGEGHLFYAMKRIDGTSWDQQIDQFSVEENLTILLRVADAIRYAHSRGLVHRDIKPENVMLGRFGEALVADWGLALQLSGTRRGDVAQVVLDSNSAIGGTPAYMAPEQAMGRLDSITSSTDVYLLGAILYQILTSRPPHHGKNLLQCIKAAARNDIEPTEVVGELMDTAMKAMETRPAARFPSVEEFVRSIKAHRIHEESERLVRRAKRRVWPEDAAPGSGADVPEETYERFRIGQALLHEAIELWPENERAKRTLGQIQLEFARFASGQGDLDLSLRLYDVAGQGDCEAAVRVRRERDLRDEMQESQAKYSALFTQSPEAGMLVRWSDGIVLEANPACLAMLGYDVGDLVGQSIASLEVWACPEQRERFLEALTREGRVENFETQFLRNSEDADRKIDVLISSRTVNVNGVEMLMSTIRNISERRAAERNLEQSRRRLRDLQRLAGLGAWSFDPNTGLVHWSEETFRVVGRDPQRAEPNFEEFLADVHPDDRVRFREVLNQSLETGAAFQIHFRRRDDDGHYRSLLTRGRPVLDDNNHTTEVYGILMPGEDNS; this is encoded by the coding sequence ATGGCAACGCTGCTCGACACGATATCTGACAACGATTCATTGGCGCAGCGATTGGCAGCGATGCCAGCGGATTCGAAAACCCTGACACTGTCGCTCGCCGACCGCGGTGTGCACTTGCAGCATCCTGATTGGTCCGACGATGGCTCCGCCGATCATCAATTACAGGAGACCATTGACACGCCCATCGATCTGGTAGCGTTGCGCACGGACGAAGGATTTGTCCCTGGACGAAAGGTCGTCACGTGGGGCGGAGCTGCGGCGGCGGCTTCGTCGGGAGGTTGTTCGGAGGCTGACAGCAAAGAGGCTGAGTATCGTCTGATCGGGAAACTCGGTAGTGGCGGCACGGGGATTGTTTATCAAGCTCACCAGCGGGCGATCGATCGAGAGGTCGCCGTCAAAGTACTGCGACGAGAACTGGCTTGTGACCGCCAATCGCGGCAACGGTTCCTGGCGGAGGCTCGCGTGATCGGTTCGCTCGACCATCCCAACGTGATTGCGCTGCATGATCTCTGCATCGATGGTGAGGGGCATCTGTTCTATGCGATGAAGCGCATTGATGGGACGAGCTGGGATCAACAGATCGACCAATTCAGTGTGGAAGAAAACCTGACGATCTTATTACGTGTCGCCGATGCGATTCGTTATGCGCATTCTCGCGGATTGGTTCATCGAGATATCAAGCCTGAGAATGTGATGCTCGGTCGTTTCGGCGAGGCATTGGTTGCCGATTGGGGGTTGGCCTTGCAGCTCAGCGGCACACGTCGCGGAGATGTCGCGCAGGTGGTGCTCGATAGCAACAGTGCGATCGGCGGGACGCCTGCCTACATGGCTCCGGAGCAGGCGATGGGCAGGCTTGACTCGATCACCTCGTCCACGGACGTGTACTTGCTCGGCGCGATCTTGTACCAGATTTTGACATCGCGTCCGCCGCACCATGGAAAGAACCTATTGCAATGCATCAAAGCGGCCGCGCGCAACGATATTGAGCCCACTGAAGTGGTTGGTGAGTTGATGGATACCGCCATGAAAGCGATGGAGACTCGTCCCGCGGCGCGATTCCCGAGCGTGGAGGAGTTCGTACGCTCGATCAAGGCTCACCGCATTCATGAGGAGAGTGAGCGATTGGTTCGCCGCGCCAAACGGCGGGTGTGGCCGGAGGACGCTGCGCCGGGGAGCGGCGCCGATGTTCCCGAGGAAACCTACGAGCGGTTTCGGATCGGTCAAGCATTGTTGCACGAGGCGATTGAACTGTGGCCCGAGAACGAACGCGCCAAGCGGACGCTGGGCCAGATTCAGCTCGAATTCGCTCGGTTTGCCTCCGGTCAAGGTGACCTCGATCTTTCCTTGAGGCTCTATGATGTTGCGGGGCAGGGAGACTGTGAGGCAGCCGTTCGGGTGCGGCGTGAGCGTGACCTGCGGGACGAGATGCAAGAGAGTCAGGCAAAGTACTCTGCGTTGTTTACGCAGTCCCCCGAAGCTGGGATGTTGGTGCGGTGGTCCGACGGGATTGTGCTCGAAGCCAATCCCGCTTGCCTGGCCATGCTCGGCTATGACGTGGGCGATTTAGTGGGACAATCGATTGCGAGTCTCGAGGTTTGGGCCTGTCCGGAGCAGCGTGAACGGTTTCTCGAAGCATTGACTCGGGAAGGTCGCGTCGAGAATTTTGAAACTCAGTTTCTGCGAAACTCTGAGGACGCTGATCGAAAAATTGACGTGCTGATCAGTTCCCGGACGGTGAACGTCAACGGTGTTGAGATGTTGATGTCAACGATCCGCAATATCTCCGAGCGACGCGCTGCTGAGCGGAATCTGGAGCAAAGTCGGCGACGTCTGCGAGACCTCCAGCGGCTCGCGGGGTTAGGTGCTTGGTCATTCGATCCAAACACAGGGCTGGTGCATTGGTCCGAAGAGACGTTCCGTGTGGTGGGGCGAGACCCGCAGCGAGCGGAACCGAACTTCGAAGAGTTTTTAGCGGACGTGCACCCGGACGATCGAGTGCGTTTTCGTGAGGTGCTCAATCAATCTCTTGAGACGGGTGCCGCCTTTCAGATTCATTTTCGACGCCGCGACGACGATGGGCACTACCGCAGCCTGCTGACACGGGGGCGTCCCGTGCTCGACGACAATAATCATACCACGGAAGTTTACGGCATCCTGATGCCGGGGGAGGACAACTCCTAA